A stretch of Anaeromyxobacter dehalogenans 2CP-1 DNA encodes these proteins:
- a CDS encoding methyl-accepting chemotaxis protein, with the protein MLANLRIRTKLALLVVVGSLALLAVASAALMQGRASDATIARMAGSDLELLVGFESMYSAGLQTGQATRNVLLDPQDRTAKKNYRDAHEAFSTTLEQARKLAPPELKSRLQEVDRLWAADHVLKQEVMSLSEAGRRDEAVAVLVSKETPVWRAVKQVILELRDEQRRAFSRSEASALRDTALVRRVVLGTIVVAAAVFVLLSVVLARSITAPLREAIRVAAAISRGDLTATVAAGRRDEVGRLQAELGAMAQKLAQVIGEVRSGAEALAGASQQVSATSQALSQGTGEQASSVEETTASLEQMSASIEQNAESSRATEAASKESAANAEEGGKSVRQTVAAMKAIVEKISIIEEIAYQTNLLALNAAIEAARAGAHGRGFAVVAAEVRKLAERSQKAAQDIGGLAGSSVAAAERSGELIERLVPAIRRTAALVHEVAAASQEQSSGVGQVSKAMALVDQVTQRTASAAEELSATAEEMASQAEGLQQLISFFHLEGQGARVARTAQPPHAAGAFARPQDAGLAGVAGGKAGSAGVRPS; encoded by the coding sequence ATGCTCGCCAACCTCAGGATCCGCACCAAGCTCGCCCTCCTCGTGGTCGTGGGCTCCCTCGCCCTCCTCGCCGTGGCCTCCGCCGCGCTGATGCAGGGGCGCGCGAGCGACGCCACCATCGCCCGCATGGCCGGCAGCGACCTCGAGCTCCTGGTCGGCTTCGAGTCCATGTACTCGGCGGGCCTGCAGACCGGGCAGGCGACCCGCAACGTCCTGCTCGACCCCCAGGACCGCACGGCGAAGAAGAACTACCGGGACGCGCACGAGGCGTTCTCGACGACCCTCGAGCAAGCGCGGAAGCTCGCGCCTCCCGAGCTGAAGTCGCGGCTGCAGGAGGTGGACCGCCTCTGGGCCGCGGACCACGTGCTCAAGCAGGAGGTGATGAGCCTCTCCGAGGCCGGCCGCCGCGACGAGGCGGTCGCGGTCCTCGTCAGCAAGGAGACCCCGGTGTGGCGCGCGGTGAAGCAGGTCATCCTCGAGCTCCGCGACGAGCAGCGGCGCGCCTTCTCGAGGAGCGAGGCGTCCGCCCTCCGCGACACGGCCCTCGTCAGGCGGGTGGTGCTCGGCACGATCGTGGTGGCCGCCGCGGTCTTCGTGCTCCTCTCCGTGGTCCTCGCGCGGAGCATCACCGCTCCGCTCCGGGAGGCGATCCGGGTCGCGGCGGCGATCTCGCGCGGCGATCTGACCGCGACCGTCGCGGCGGGACGTCGCGACGAGGTCGGTCGGCTCCAGGCGGAGCTGGGCGCGATGGCGCAGAAGCTGGCGCAGGTGATCGGCGAGGTCCGGAGCGGCGCCGAGGCGCTCGCCGGCGCCTCGCAGCAGGTCTCGGCGACGTCCCAGGCCCTGTCGCAGGGCACCGGCGAGCAGGCCAGCAGCGTGGAGGAGACGACCGCTTCGCTCGAGCAGATGAGCGCGTCGATCGAGCAGAACGCGGAGAGCTCCCGCGCGACGGAGGCCGCCTCGAAGGAGAGCGCCGCGAACGCGGAGGAGGGCGGGAAGTCGGTCCGGCAGACCGTCGCCGCGATGAAGGCGATCGTGGAGAAGATCTCGATCATCGAGGAGATCGCCTACCAGACGAACCTGCTCGCGCTGAACGCGGCGATCGAGGCCGCGCGGGCGGGAGCGCACGGCCGCGGGTTCGCGGTGGTGGCGGCAGAGGTCCGGAAGCTCGCCGAGCGCTCGCAGAAGGCTGCGCAGGACATCGGCGGGCTGGCCGGCTCGAGCGTCGCGGCCGCCGAGCGCTCGGGCGAGCTCATCGAGCGGCTCGTGCCCGCGATCCGCAGGACGGCGGCGCTGGTCCACGAGGTGGCGGCGGCGTCCCAGGAGCAGTCCTCCGGCGTCGGCCAGGTCTCGAAGGCGATGGCGCTCGTCGATCAGGTCACCCAGCGGACCGCGTCCGCGGCCGAGGAGCTCAGCGCCACCGCAGAGGAGATGGCCTCGCAGGCGGAGGGGCTGCAGCAGCTCATCTCGTTCTTCCACCTGGAGGGCCAGGGCGCTCGCGTCGCGCGCACCGCGCAGCCGCCGCACGCGGCGGGGGCGTTCGCGCGCCCCCAGGACGCGGGCCTGGCGGGGGTCGCCGGCGGCAAGGCCGGGAGCGCGGGAGTCCGGCCGAGCTAG
- a CDS encoding NAD(P)-dependent alcohol dehydrogenase gives MTQVKAWAAPAAGAPLVPHTIERRDVGERDVLIDIAYCGVCHSDIHQARDEWGGAAFPMVPGHEIVGRVARVGAKVTRFRPGDHAGVGCLVDSCRTCDPCRRDLEQFCERGPAWTYNSTEMDRRTPTHGGYSKQVVVTEDFALKVAPSLDLAAAAPLLCAGITTYSPLRHWKVGPGQQVGVVGLGGLGHMAVKLAAAMGAEVTMLSTSPRKEADARRLGASGFALTSDDATFRRLRNRFDFILDTISAPHDYDRYLGMVKVDGAMVLVGVPPERIPLHAHSLIGGRRTLAGSLIGGIAETQEMLDFCAEKQVVSDVEVIPIEKINEAYERMIRGDVRYRFVIDLASL, from the coding sequence ATGACCCAGGTCAAGGCCTGGGCTGCGCCGGCCGCCGGCGCGCCCCTCGTCCCCCACACCATCGAGCGCCGCGACGTCGGCGAGCGCGACGTCCTCATCGACATCGCCTACTGCGGCGTCTGCCACTCGGACATCCACCAGGCGCGCGACGAGTGGGGCGGCGCCGCCTTCCCCATGGTGCCCGGCCACGAGATCGTCGGCCGCGTCGCCCGCGTCGGCGCGAAGGTCACGCGCTTCCGGCCCGGCGATCACGCCGGCGTCGGCTGCCTGGTGGACTCGTGCCGCACCTGCGATCCGTGCCGGCGCGATCTCGAGCAGTTCTGCGAGCGCGGTCCGGCCTGGACCTACAACAGCACCGAGATGGACCGCCGCACGCCCACGCACGGCGGCTACTCGAAGCAGGTGGTCGTGACCGAGGACTTCGCGCTGAAGGTGGCGCCCTCGCTCGACCTCGCCGCCGCCGCGCCGCTGCTCTGCGCCGGCATCACCACCTACTCGCCGCTCCGCCACTGGAAGGTGGGCCCGGGCCAGCAGGTCGGCGTGGTGGGCCTGGGCGGCCTCGGCCACATGGCGGTGAAGCTCGCCGCCGCCATGGGCGCGGAGGTCACGATGCTCAGCACCTCCCCGCGCAAGGAGGCCGACGCGCGCCGCCTGGGCGCGAGCGGCTTCGCGCTCACCAGCGACGACGCCACCTTCCGCCGCCTGCGCAACCGCTTCGACTTCATCCTCGACACCATCTCGGCGCCGCACGACTACGACCGGTACCTGGGCATGGTGAAGGTGGACGGGGCCATGGTGCTGGTGGGCGTGCCGCCCGAGCGCATCCCGCTGCACGCGCACTCGCTCATCGGCGGCCGCCGCACCCTGGCCGGCTCGCTCATCGGCGGCATCGCCGAGACGCAGGAGATGCTGGACTTCTGCGCCGAGAAGCAGGTCGTCTCGGACGTGGAGGTCATCCCCATCGAGAAGATCAACGAGGCCTACGAGCGGATGATCCGCGGCGACGTGCGGTACCGGTTCGTCATCGACCTCGCGTCGCTGTAG
- a CDS encoding NAD-dependent epimerase/dehydratase family protein, which produces MNLLVTGGTGFLGAALVPLLARAGHRLRLLQRSAAPEAEALGADVRRAGLEDAEAVRAALDGVDAVFHLAGQVDFDPAEPARLYELHVQGTRRLLEACVAAGVRRVILASTSGTIAVSKEERVATEADPYPIAAVAGWPYYLSKIFQEKAALRIHRDTGLPVVVLNPSLLLGPGDARLSSTDVVFKFLERRIPAMPTGGLSFVDVRDAARAFAAALERGRPGERYLLGGANLSFRDFFGRLERLSGVAAPRVALPGGLNVAGARLLEKLSGWRGAEAPIDAPSVEMGEHFWYCDSRKAEEALGFSARDPQETLFETVRWLEQHVRARNAPETVAELVRGR; this is translated from the coding sequence GTGAACCTGCTCGTCACCGGCGGCACCGGCTTCCTCGGCGCCGCGCTCGTCCCGCTGCTCGCCCGGGCCGGCCACCGACTGCGGCTGCTGCAGCGCTCGGCGGCGCCGGAGGCGGAGGCGCTCGGCGCCGACGTGCGCCGGGCCGGGCTCGAGGACGCCGAGGCGGTCCGGGCCGCGCTCGACGGGGTGGACGCGGTGTTCCACCTGGCCGGCCAGGTGGACTTCGATCCCGCCGAGCCCGCGCGCCTGTACGAGCTGCACGTGCAGGGCACCCGGCGGCTCCTCGAGGCGTGCGTCGCCGCGGGCGTGCGGCGCGTGATCCTCGCCTCCACCTCGGGCACCATCGCGGTCTCGAAGGAGGAGCGGGTCGCCACCGAGGCCGACCCCTACCCCATCGCCGCGGTGGCGGGCTGGCCCTACTACCTCTCCAAGATCTTCCAGGAGAAGGCGGCGCTGCGGATCCACCGCGACACCGGCCTGCCGGTGGTGGTGCTGAACCCGTCGCTGCTGCTCGGACCGGGGGACGCCCGCCTCTCCTCCACCGACGTGGTGTTCAAGTTCCTGGAGCGGCGCATCCCGGCCATGCCCACCGGCGGCCTCTCCTTCGTGGACGTGCGCGACGCGGCGCGCGCGTTCGCGGCGGCGCTGGAGCGCGGGCGGCCCGGCGAGCGCTACCTGCTCGGCGGCGCGAACCTGAGCTTCCGGGACTTCTTCGGCCGGCTGGAGCGGCTCTCGGGCGTGGCGGCGCCGCGGGTGGCGCTGCCCGGCGGCCTGAACGTCGCCGGCGCGCGGCTTCTGGAGAAGCTCTCCGGGTGGCGCGGCGCCGAGGCGCCCATCGACGCGCCGTCGGTCGAGATGGGCGAGCACTTCTGGTACTGCGACTCGCGCAAGGCGGAGGAGGCGCTCGGGTTCTCGGCGCGCGATCCGCAGGAGACGCTGTTCGAGACCGTCCGCTGGCTGGAGCAGCACGTGCGCGCGCGCAACGCGCCGGAGACCGTGGCGGAGCTGGTCCGCGGGCGGTGA
- a CDS encoding AMP-binding protein, protein MSGHGKRTRGPHGHPHPAHPGGAPAGPPPLDVARLLAGRRVLVTGATGFVGKVALSMLLDRYPEVGRVFVLVRPGAGGTAEGRFFDKVAPSRPFDPLRARHGAGFEAFLRDRCVPLAGDVSDPLLGLSEADLARLDGLDLVINSAGLVDFDASLELALGVNVDGARHAAELCRRTGAGLVHVSTCFVAGNRDGVVFEDEEIAGYFPRREGVEGRPRAAALDGADFSLDTELADAARRIAEVRALADDRVRQSEFRERALGRLREEGRAAADEKALRLAIGREKRLWVSQQLVEIGRTRALHWGWPNTYTYTKALGEQAIEAAGVPYAIVRPSIVESALRYPFPGWNEGFTTSAPLAFMGLKGHRSFPAAEKAILDVVPVDLVCAGIVAAAAELQERRGTAGAARGRVFHLASGDVNPLWARRAVELTALYRRRFYREREEGNRTWNRLLSRIEPYPVTRAQYEAFSAPALAALARGAGKLLRERAPAWGAPRLSALAHRAGEALDELTSQLEKTEAIWAMYLPFTWDNRYVFRCAGMRELRERLSPDDRARIPWDPEALDWRAYWLDVHLKGMEEWVFPGLEEEAEKRVHAPKAHRDLLELLDSACERWRDRTALRLEGAAKDRLTYGELHALSGRVAAFLAAAGVVKGDRVLLASENRPEWAVAYFGVLRAGAAVVPVDPKLSEPELANLWRSAGARLALLSDDAADALPGLAALAAAAVPEARVVSLGEALRGGPAVPSIRLSPDDLASLIFTSGTTGTPKGVMLSHRNFASLVAKLVTVFDLGPGDGMLSVLPLHHTFEFTCGLLVPLSRGAEVEYLDELTADRIGDALGSGRVTAMIGVPALWALLHRRITQELAAKPGVVEQAFRGLMKGNAALRDSALAWNLGKALFWPVHRRFGGRLRLLVSGGSALDPQVQDAFRALGFDMYEGYGLTEAAPVLAVSKPGGDAPEGSVGPALPGIELRIADPDASGVGEVLARGPNVMLGYWRGAAPGGQPAGVDPALSGQVLEGGWLRTGDLGKLDPDGNLTLVGRKKDVIIDANGKNVYPDEVEERYRDDALVKELCVVGLPDGAAEKVAMIVVPEYGDRDRAEVRAELEAHVRAVSASLPFPQRVKVWHVFEGDLPKTSTRKVKRPLVREELLRLEAAAARGRRAREESRDAQGEGWVLDLLAEVCRRPRAEIGPGSRLQAELGVDSLMLTELSAALEEAGVPPAALEGLHAVQTAGELARAVGGATRRGQERAPAREAPGEKAPRAARDDGEIPVPATVARLGRRVLSAGQRALYRDLYQARVVGAAHVPHDRNVLVVANHASHLDMGLVKVALGDEGRRLAALAAKDYFFDTPVKRAYFENFTNLIPMERDGALKASLRAAAEALRRGYHLLIFPEGTRTRDGAMRAFYPTAGYLALQCDVDVLPVYLAGTHEALPPGRALPRRADLEVRFGEPIRVDDLRARTAGLSRSDAYRAATQVMEAAVKGLRQAWLEEHGVAPAAPAAEKVAPGSAAPAARAGTPAPAEPAAPAAGPAPRHHPGRPEDA, encoded by the coding sequence ATGAGCGGCCACGGCAAGAGGACGCGCGGCCCGCACGGCCACCCGCACCCGGCCCACCCCGGCGGCGCGCCGGCGGGCCCGCCCCCGCTGGACGTGGCGCGGCTGCTGGCGGGGCGGCGGGTGCTCGTCACCGGCGCCACCGGCTTCGTGGGCAAGGTCGCGCTGTCGATGCTGCTCGACCGCTACCCCGAGGTCGGGCGCGTGTTCGTGCTGGTCCGCCCGGGCGCGGGCGGCACCGCCGAGGGCCGCTTCTTCGACAAGGTGGCGCCGAGCCGCCCGTTCGACCCGCTCCGCGCGCGCCACGGCGCCGGCTTCGAGGCGTTCCTGCGCGACCGGTGCGTGCCGCTCGCCGGCGACGTGTCGGATCCGCTGCTCGGGCTGTCCGAGGCCGACCTGGCCCGGCTCGACGGGCTCGACCTCGTGATCAACTCCGCCGGGCTGGTGGACTTCGACGCCTCGCTCGAGCTCGCGCTCGGCGTCAACGTGGACGGCGCGCGCCACGCGGCGGAGCTGTGCCGCCGCACCGGCGCCGGCCTGGTGCACGTCTCGACCTGCTTCGTGGCCGGCAACCGCGACGGGGTGGTGTTCGAGGACGAGGAGATCGCCGGCTACTTCCCGCGCCGGGAGGGCGTGGAGGGCCGCCCGCGCGCCGCCGCGCTGGACGGCGCCGACTTCTCGCTCGACACCGAGCTCGCCGACGCCGCCCGGCGCATCGCCGAGGTCCGCGCGCTCGCCGACGACCGCGTGCGCCAGTCGGAGTTCCGGGAGCGCGCGCTCGGACGGCTCCGCGAGGAGGGGCGCGCCGCCGCCGACGAGAAGGCGCTGCGGCTCGCCATCGGGCGCGAGAAGCGGCTCTGGGTCTCGCAGCAGCTGGTCGAGATCGGGCGGACCCGCGCGCTGCACTGGGGCTGGCCCAACACCTACACGTACACGAAGGCGCTCGGCGAGCAGGCCATCGAGGCGGCCGGCGTGCCGTACGCGATCGTGCGCCCGTCGATCGTGGAGAGCGCGCTGCGCTACCCGTTCCCAGGCTGGAACGAGGGCTTCACCACCAGCGCGCCGCTCGCGTTCATGGGGCTGAAGGGGCACCGCTCCTTCCCGGCCGCCGAGAAGGCCATCCTGGACGTCGTCCCGGTGGACCTGGTCTGCGCCGGGATCGTCGCGGCCGCGGCCGAGCTGCAGGAGCGCCGCGGCACGGCGGGCGCCGCGCGAGGCCGCGTGTTCCACCTCGCCTCCGGCGACGTGAACCCGCTCTGGGCCCGGCGCGCGGTGGAGCTGACCGCGCTGTACCGGCGCCGCTTCTACCGCGAGCGCGAGGAGGGCAACCGCACCTGGAACCGGCTGCTGTCGCGCATCGAGCCCTACCCCGTGACGCGCGCGCAGTACGAGGCGTTCTCCGCGCCGGCGCTGGCGGCCCTGGCGCGCGGCGCCGGCAAGCTGCTCCGCGAGCGGGCGCCGGCCTGGGGCGCGCCGCGCCTGAGCGCCCTGGCGCACCGGGCCGGCGAGGCGCTCGACGAGCTGACCAGCCAGCTCGAGAAGACCGAGGCGATCTGGGCGATGTACCTGCCCTTCACCTGGGACAACCGCTACGTGTTCCGCTGCGCCGGGATGCGCGAGCTGCGCGAGCGGCTCTCGCCCGACGACCGCGCGCGCATCCCCTGGGATCCCGAGGCGCTCGACTGGCGCGCCTACTGGCTCGACGTCCACCTGAAGGGCATGGAGGAGTGGGTGTTCCCCGGCCTGGAGGAGGAGGCGGAGAAGCGGGTCCACGCGCCGAAGGCGCACCGCGACCTGCTCGAGCTGCTCGACTCCGCCTGCGAGCGCTGGCGGGACCGCACCGCGCTGCGCCTGGAGGGCGCCGCGAAGGACCGCCTCACCTACGGCGAGCTGCACGCGCTCTCCGGCCGCGTGGCCGCGTTCCTGGCCGCCGCCGGCGTGGTGAAGGGCGACCGGGTCCTGCTCGCGAGCGAGAACCGGCCGGAGTGGGCGGTCGCGTACTTCGGCGTCCTGCGGGCCGGCGCCGCGGTGGTGCCGGTCGACCCGAAGCTCTCCGAGCCGGAGCTGGCCAACCTCTGGAGGAGCGCCGGCGCGCGCCTCGCGCTCCTCTCCGACGACGCCGCCGACGCGCTGCCCGGCCTGGCCGCGCTCGCGGCCGCGGCGGTGCCCGAGGCGCGGGTGGTATCGCTCGGCGAGGCGCTGCGCGGTGGCCCGGCGGTGCCGTCGATCCGCCTCTCGCCGGACGACCTCGCCTCGCTCATCTTCACGAGCGGCACCACGGGCACGCCCAAGGGCGTGATGCTCTCGCACCGGAACTTCGCCTCGCTGGTCGCGAAGCTGGTCACGGTGTTCGACCTCGGCCCCGGCGACGGGATGCTGTCGGTGCTCCCGCTGCACCACACGTTCGAGTTCACCTGCGGCCTGCTCGTGCCGCTCTCGCGCGGCGCCGAGGTGGAGTACCTCGACGAGCTCACCGCCGACCGGATCGGCGACGCGCTCGGCTCCGGCCGCGTCACCGCCATGATCGGCGTGCCGGCGCTGTGGGCGCTGCTGCACCGGCGCATCACGCAGGAGCTGGCCGCGAAGCCCGGCGTGGTGGAGCAGGCGTTCCGCGGGCTCATGAAGGGCAACGCGGCGCTGCGCGACTCGGCGCTCGCGTGGAACCTGGGCAAGGCGCTGTTCTGGCCGGTGCACCGCCGCTTCGGCGGGCGGCTGCGGCTGCTGGTGTCCGGCGGCTCGGCGCTCGACCCGCAGGTCCAGGACGCGTTCCGCGCGCTCGGCTTCGACATGTACGAGGGCTACGGCCTGACCGAGGCCGCGCCGGTGCTGGCGGTCTCGAAGCCGGGCGGCGACGCGCCCGAGGGCAGCGTGGGGCCGGCGCTCCCCGGGATCGAGCTGCGCATCGCCGACCCCGACGCGAGCGGCGTGGGCGAGGTGCTGGCCCGGGGGCCGAACGTGATGCTGGGCTACTGGCGCGGCGCCGCGCCGGGCGGGCAGCCGGCGGGGGTCGACCCGGCGCTCAGCGGGCAGGTGCTCGAGGGCGGCTGGCTCCGCACCGGCGACCTCGGCAAGCTCGACCCCGACGGCAACCTCACGCTGGTCGGGCGCAAGAAGGACGTCATCATCGACGCGAACGGGAAGAACGTCTACCCGGACGAGGTCGAGGAGCGCTACCGCGACGACGCGCTGGTGAAGGAGCTGTGCGTGGTCGGGCTGCCCGACGGCGCGGCCGAGAAGGTCGCGATGATCGTGGTGCCGGAGTACGGCGACCGCGACCGCGCCGAGGTCCGCGCGGAGCTGGAGGCGCACGTGCGCGCGGTCTCGGCGTCGCTGCCGTTCCCCCAGCGCGTCAAGGTGTGGCACGTGTTCGAGGGCGACCTCCCGAAGACGTCCACCCGGAAGGTGAAGCGGCCGCTGGTGCGCGAGGAGCTGCTGCGGCTCGAGGCCGCCGCCGCCCGGGGCCGGCGCGCCCGTGAGGAGTCGCGCGACGCGCAGGGCGAGGGCTGGGTGCTCGACCTGCTGGCCGAGGTGTGCCGGCGCCCGCGCGCCGAGATCGGGCCGGGATCGCGCCTGCAGGCGGAGCTCGGGGTGGACTCGCTCATGCTCACCGAGCTGTCCGCGGCGCTGGAGGAGGCGGGCGTGCCGCCGGCCGCGCTGGAGGGGCTGCACGCGGTGCAGACCGCGGGCGAGCTGGCCCGCGCGGTGGGCGGGGCGACCCGGCGCGGCCAGGAGCGGGCGCCGGCGCGCGAGGCGCCCGGAGAGAAGGCGCCCCGCGCCGCGAGGGACGACGGCGAGATCCCGGTGCCCGCGACGGTGGCGCGGCTGGGGCGGCGGGTCCTCTCCGCCGGCCAGCGCGCGCTCTACCGCGACCTCTACCAGGCGCGGGTGGTCGGCGCGGCGCACGTGCCGCACGACCGGAACGTGCTGGTGGTGGCGAACCACGCCAGCCACCTCGACATGGGCCTGGTGAAGGTGGCGCTCGGCGACGAGGGGCGGCGCCTCGCGGCGCTGGCCGCGAAGGACTACTTCTTCGACACGCCGGTGAAGCGCGCCTACTTCGAGAACTTCACCAACCTCATCCCCATGGAGCGCGACGGCGCGCTGAAGGCCAGCCTGCGCGCGGCCGCCGAGGCGCTCCGGCGCGGCTACCACCTGCTCATCTTCCCGGAGGGCACCCGCACCCGCGACGGCGCGATGCGGGCGTTCTACCCGACCGCCGGCTACCTCGCGCTGCAGTGCGACGTGGACGTGCTCCCGGTGTACCTGGCCGGCACGCACGAGGCGCTTCCCCCGGGCCGGGCGCTGCCACGCCGCGCCGATCTCGAGGTCCGCTTCGGCGAGCCCATCCGCGTGGACGACCTGCGCGCCCGCACCGCCGGCCTGTCGCGGAGCGACGCCTACCGGGCCGCCACCCAGGTGATGGAGGCGGCGGTGAAGGGCCTGCGCCAGGCGTGGCTGGAGGAGCACGGGGTGGCCCCGGCCGCACCGGCCGCCGAGAAGGTCGCGCCCGGTTCCGCTGCGCCCGCCGCGCGCGCGGGGACGCCCGCGCCCGCCGAGCCCGCCGCCCCCGCCGCCGGCCCGGCGCCACGCCACCACCCCGGCCGACCGGAGGACGCGTGA
- a CDS encoding lactate racemase domain-containing protein: protein MREPRSLSRFYEATEQIVTIDRDSPPRVLFSGEDLLVEDLPVGTRVIYPKPPVEGLPNVKAAIRSAINRPEGCEPLHAMLRPGMKVTIALDDISLPLPPMRTPDVRQQVLEVILPLLAESGVDDVHLVVAVALHRHMTEAEMKRMVGAEIFDAFYPDRYYNHDAEDPDGLVTLGTTEHGEKVIINRRAAESDLLIYVNVNFVPMDGGHKSVGTGLTNYEGVKAHHTPHHIRKSHSYMDPERSEMHRSVDRIGRYIDRSLKVFHVETTVNNRMFDGPLDFLMKREEAYGETDRLKLAAMRAALKGLPAAAKRKIFQAVPAAYDVIAVAAGVTEPTHAKILKASWAQYAVDVDYQADVLVYGIPFVSPYNVNSILNPLLVQVMACGYFFNFYRGKPLLKPGGTLILTHPCSDVFDPVAHPSYIEFFHRLLPETRDAKVLEAKYEREFAENPTYVHLYRTGHAYHGAHPFFMWYWGENGRQHMGRIIAVGADNAQVPRLMGWDTAETLSEAIDMARSEHGRGAQVTMMHHPPIVMTQNLG, encoded by the coding sequence ATGCGCGAGCCGCGGAGCCTCTCCCGCTTCTACGAGGCGACCGAGCAGATCGTCACCATCGACCGCGACTCGCCGCCGCGCGTGCTCTTCTCCGGCGAGGACCTGCTGGTGGAGGACCTGCCGGTCGGGACCCGGGTGATCTACCCGAAGCCGCCGGTGGAGGGGCTGCCCAACGTGAAGGCGGCCATCCGGAGCGCCATCAACCGGCCGGAGGGGTGCGAGCCGCTCCACGCCATGCTGCGGCCCGGCATGAAGGTCACCATCGCGCTCGACGACATCTCGCTGCCGCTGCCGCCCATGCGCACGCCCGACGTGCGCCAGCAGGTGCTCGAGGTCATCCTGCCGCTGCTGGCGGAGTCCGGCGTGGACGACGTGCACCTCGTCGTCGCGGTGGCGCTGCACCGCCACATGACCGAGGCGGAGATGAAGCGGATGGTGGGCGCGGAGATCTTCGACGCGTTCTACCCGGACCGCTACTACAACCACGACGCCGAGGATCCCGACGGCCTGGTGACGCTCGGCACCACCGAGCACGGCGAGAAGGTCATCATCAACCGGCGCGCCGCCGAGTCCGACCTGCTCATCTACGTGAACGTGAACTTCGTGCCCATGGACGGCGGGCACAAGTCGGTCGGCACCGGGCTCACCAACTACGAGGGCGTGAAGGCGCACCACACGCCGCACCACATCCGCAAGAGCCACTCGTACATGGACCCCGAGCGCTCCGAGATGCACCGCTCGGTGGACCGCATCGGGCGCTACATCGACCGGTCGCTGAAGGTCTTCCACGTCGAGACCACCGTCAACAACCGCATGTTCGACGGCCCGCTCGACTTCCTCATGAAGCGCGAGGAGGCGTACGGCGAAACCGACCGGCTGAAGCTCGCGGCGATGCGCGCCGCGCTGAAGGGGCTGCCCGCCGCGGCCAAGCGGAAGATCTTCCAGGCGGTGCCCGCCGCCTACGACGTCATCGCGGTGGCCGCCGGCGTCACCGAGCCCACCCACGCGAAGATCCTGAAGGCGAGCTGGGCCCAGTACGCGGTGGACGTGGACTACCAGGCCGACGTGCTGGTGTACGGGATCCCGTTCGTCTCCCCGTACAACGTGAACTCGATCCTGAACCCGCTGCTGGTCCAGGTGATGGCCTGCGGCTACTTCTTCAACTTCTACCGCGGCAAGCCGCTGCTCAAGCCGGGCGGCACGCTCATCCTCACGCACCCCTGCTCCGACGTGTTCGACCCGGTGGCGCACCCGAGCTACATCGAGTTCTTCCACCGGCTGCTGCCCGAGACCCGCGACGCGAAGGTGCTCGAGGCGAAGTACGAGCGCGAGTTCGCCGAGAACCCGACCTACGTCCACCTGTACCGGACCGGCCACGCGTACCACGGGGCCCACCCGTTCTTCATGTGGTACTGGGGCGAGAACGGGCGCCAGCACATGGGGCGCATCATCGCGGTGGGCGCGGACAACGCGCAGGTGCCGCGGCTGATGGGCTGGGACACGGCCGAGACGCTCTCCGAGGCCATCGACATGGCGCGCTCCGAGCACGGGCGGGGCGCCCAGGTCACGATGATGCACCACCCGCCCATCGTCATGACGCAGAACCTGGGCTGA
- a CDS encoding HAD family hydrolase, whose product MADPGKAAFFDIDGTLVRTNIVHAFAFYAMNQGTILGTAWQTARTLLSVPLFMAADRVNRKAFNELFYGYYRGQSEDRLETLAAELFEDVLRPAVHPGSRRLVDEARRAGCRVVFVTGALDFTVRRLADHLGADDLIANRMRFVQGVATGRVMPPIIEGAHKALVIRDWCVRNGVALEKSFAYSDSFSDYPMLAVVGHPAAVNPDARLARVARAYEWPVLRTTED is encoded by the coding sequence ATGGCGGATCCCGGCAAGGCCGCGTTCTTCGACATCGATGGGACGCTCGTGCGCACGAACATCGTGCACGCGTTCGCGTTCTACGCGATGAACCAGGGGACGATCCTCGGCACCGCCTGGCAGACCGCCCGCACCCTCCTCTCCGTGCCCCTCTTCATGGCCGCGGACCGGGTGAACCGGAAGGCGTTCAACGAGCTGTTCTACGGGTACTACCGCGGCCAGAGCGAGGACCGGCTCGAGACGCTCGCGGCCGAGCTGTTCGAGGACGTGCTGAGGCCGGCGGTCCACCCCGGCTCGCGGCGCCTGGTGGACGAGGCGCGGCGCGCGGGGTGCCGGGTGGTGTTCGTCACCGGCGCGCTCGACTTCACCGTGCGGCGCCTCGCGGACCACCTCGGCGCCGACGACCTCATCGCGAACCGGATGCGCTTCGTGCAGGGCGTCGCCACCGGGCGCGTGATGCCGCCCATCATCGAGGGCGCGCACAAGGCGCTCGTGATCCGCGACTGGTGCGTGCGGAACGGCGTCGCGCTCGAGAAGAGCTTCGCCTACTCGGACTCCTTCTCCGACTATCCCATGCTCGCGGTGGTGGGCCACCCCGCGGCGGTCAACCCGGACGCGCGGCTCGCCCGCGTCGCCCGGGCGTACGAGTGGCCCGTCCTGCGCACCACGGAGGATTGA